One window of the Scylla paramamosain isolate STU-SP2022 chromosome 22, ASM3559412v1, whole genome shotgun sequence genome contains the following:
- the LOC135111613 gene encoding tumor protein 63-like isoform X1: protein MDRQLPIFSLNGIEKLLAAVEIKNKKNMPSIDDAIEAIKKHAEDSDRDGRRAWNYVHAYITDPELCDRETDNMPPESSPEVTEDYFLPRPSTSGQAVLCEQNYSSLALPPRPSSTVPQVLCEEDSLPPPLPEPSTSQSVRPHINNDCEDSQPDDAAPLVIPFSAASMSQEGGCYGTSVGVTTSQTQLNLPQNPTVQSRPSGMVDVPILTNLEGKCGFTVSVDDKERSTKSPMWLMSTIVNKLYTNLNKAVPFEVRMNNPPTDDEKMYIRAILVFSSPEFLRTNVTRCPNHAATTEATNHDFPYPNHVVRADHPAALYQESPSGRLSVVVPLDLHQNSPDYALILLRFMCLGSCVGGINRRPISIVLTLENGQAEVLGRKVIDVRVCACPTRDIRTDEQAVSNRGVKRKGSSTQAQQIIKKKPKMVEPKLDLDEGSQEVFNIKVQGRQLYTFMLNMMRVYYSTHPEYAVRYPDPTFAMNSSVRQKNTTSVKEKTSRTDIVEENNSNPGRSAGSSPVHDGNLVIDSQDSPPHTSSSQLQPHCIPSSMNLVVMKRETNGLDTMNIQNSNIKSTAQILNLAPSIPVFSSSSLSTTKVVPFISTRSQLTTTQSDVTTPPNGSLPRHIPFVPVQREPPLRRVNSDSKIGSVRLPLSLKSSSINNVAPASTTSVALELNATGQNEKSSHDSEEMLVASVLTDIGPRIFKEK from the exons ATGGATAGACAACTGCCAATTTTCTCTCTTAACGGCATAGAGAAACTCCTCGCAGCAGTCgagataaaaaacaagaaaaatatgccCTCCATAGATGATGCAATAGAGGCAATAAAGAAGCATGCCGAAGACAGCGACCGTGATGGAAGGAGGGCATGGAATTATGTACACGCGTATATTACAGATCCCGAACTG TGTGATCGTGAAACGGACAACATGCCACCAGAGTCGAGTCCAGAAGTCACCGAAGACTACTTCCTTCCTCGTCCAAGTACCAGTGGACAAGCAGTTCTGTGTGAGCAAAATTATTCATCATTAGCCCTCCCGCCTCGTCCAAGCAGCACAGTGCCACAGGTTTTGTGTGAGGAAGATTCTTTACCACCTCCACTACCCGAACCATCAACTTCACAGAGCGTGCGGCCGcat ATCAACAATGACTGTGAGGATTCTCAGCCTGATGATGCAGCCCCCTTGGTCATTCCATTCTCTGCTGCCTCCATGTCACAGGAG GGGGGCTGTTACGGGACATCAGTGGGTGTTACTACTAGCCAGACTCAACTTAACCTACCCCAG AATCCTACAGTGCAGTCAAGACCAAGCGGAATGGTGGATGTTCCAATTCTCACCAATTTGGAGGGCAAGTGTGGGTTTACAGTCTCCGTTGATGATAAGGAACGTTCCACCAAGAGTCCCATGTGGCTG ATGAGCACCATTGTCAACAAACTGTATACAAACCTCAACAAGGCTGTACCATTTGAGGTGAGGATGAATAACCCACCTACTGATGATGAGAAAATGTACATCCGAGCCATCCTCGTGTTCTCTAGCCCTGAATTCTTGAGAACAAATGTAACTCGCTGTCCCAACCACGCAGCAACTACTGAAGCAACCAATCATG ACTTTCCTTACCCAAACCATGTGGTGAGGGCAGATCACCCTGCTGCTCTTTACCAGGAGAGTCCCTCAGGCCGGCTCTCTGTCGTGGTGCCTCTGGACCTGCACCAGAACAGTCCAGATTATGCCCTTATCTTGCTGCGCTTCATGTGCCTTGGCTCCTGTGTTGGTGGTATTAACAGACGACCCATCTCTATTGTGCTCACTTTAGAAAATGG GCAAGCTGAAGTACTGGGACGCAAAGTGAttgatgtgcgtgtgtgtgcctgcCCCACAAGAGACATCAGAACAGATGAGCAGGCAGTCTCCAATAGGGGAGTGAAGCGCAAGGGTTCCTCCACACAG GCACAACAGATCATCAAGAAGAAACCCAAAATGGTGGAGCCCAAACTTGATCTTGATGAGGGATCACAGGAGGTGTTCAACATTAAG GTGCAGGGCCGCCAGCTGTACACCTTTATGCTGAACATGATGCGTGTGTACTACAGCACCCATCCAGAATATGCCGTGCGGTATCCTGACCCCACCTTTGCAATGAACAG TTCAGTTAGACAAAAGAACACCACaagtgtgaaagaaaagacaagcagGACAGACATTGTTGAGGAAAACAACAGTAATCCAGGGAGATCTGCAGGAAGTTCTCCAGTTCATGATGGAAACTTGGTAATAGACTCCCAAGACAGTCCTCCCCACACCTCATCAAGTCAGCTACAGCCGCATTGCATTCCATCCTCCATGAATCTAGTGGTTATGAAAAGGGAGACCAATGGTTTGGATACTATGAATATTCAGAACTCTAACATCAAGTCTACTGCTCAGATTTTGAATTTGGCCCCTTCCATCCCAGTATTCTCATCTTCTAGCCTCTCTACAACTAAGGTGGTGCCATTTATTTCTACAAGATCTCAGCTCACCACCACTCAGAGTGATGTCACCACTCCTCCCAATGGCAGTTTGCCAAGGCATATCCCATTTGTACCAGTCCAAAGAGAACCCCCATTGAGGAGAGTGAATTCAGACTCCAAAATTGGGAGTGTCAGGTTGCCACTGTCTCTCAAAAGTTCTTCCATAAACAATGTGGCCCCTGCCTCCACTACCAGTGTGGCCTTAGAACTGAATGCTACTGGC
- the LOC135111614 gene encoding pancreatic triacylglycerol lipase-like isoform X2 has protein sequence MCAAAWKWGWCSMVMVLLATTSSLASGMQQEARSDTLVSLVSRMFQNLPSLKQALYAPRPALFVEGRSRKDHTGGPSQAPAPAHQCFAELGCLSTGDEFYHPQHRPINLMAEAREVVNVTFRLYTREALQGFFVSALDVSRILSSSFRAERPTKLVIHGYLNGRNMPWLEEVMSALLEAGDFNVMYVDWTDGSLGLYTQAVANARLAGLEIAHLIRFLESHTSLLPRDVHLIGHSLGAHLAGYAGEHVAGLGRITGLDPAEPLFEFMPPSVRLDPSDALLVDVIHTDAGRFSFGGGYGLEQAVGHLDFYPNGGVNQPGCQPPLSAPLRWLHERRNFSTVWDAVEDALGCNHIRAVQLFIDSVRSQCPYVAFRCPSFRSFSRGECFSCGKDGSGCVAMGLHADSWQAAPSSTGQQLYLVTGPQDAPCVYHYRALLEFGGSEEVEGLLQLKILTPDGHTASFDLTAGSPSQFEPRQSRTFLLQHSRDLGKAQAAHLTWTCAPYYPCQSGPALTKLTLLNIEQFIQRRRGRHLGLGTSGVTFCATEETPLRSGEIQVLPACQTSHHQPRQPS, from the exons ATGTGTGCAGCAGCATGGAAGTGGGGGTGGTGCAgcatggtgatggtgctgctggcGACCACCTCCTCCCTGGCCAGTGGCATGCAGCAGGAGGCGCGGTCCGACACCCTGGTGAGCCTTGTGAGCAGAATGTTCCAGAACCTGCCGTCTCTCAAGCAGGCCCTGTACGCCCCCCGGCCTGCCTTGTTCGTTGAGGGCAGGAGCCGCAAGGACCACACAGGAG GCCCCAGCCAAGCACCAGCGCCTGCCCACCAGTGCTTCGCGGAGCTGGGGTGCCTCTCCACGGGCGACGAGTTCTACCACCCTCAGCACCGCCCTATTAACCTGATGGCAGAGGCGCGGGAGGTGGTGAACGTAACCTTCAGGCTCTACACCCGAGAGGCTCTGCAAGGCTTCTTTGTGTCCGCACTGGACGTGTCTCGCATTCTTTCGTCCTCCTTCAGGGCGGAAAGACCCACGAAGCTGGTCATCCACGGGTACCTGAACGGCCGCAACATGCCATGGCTAGAG GAGGTGATGTCTGCGCTGCTGGAGGCTGGGGACTTCAACGTCATGTACGTGGACTGGACTGATGGCTCCCTGGGTCTGTACACTCAGGCGGTGGCCAATGCGCGGCTGGCGGGGTTGGAGATCGCCCACCTCATACGGTTCCTCGAGAGTCATACCTCACTGCTGCCTAGGGACGTGCACCTCATCGGCCATTCCCTCGGTGCACACTTGGCAG GTTACGCTGGAGAGCACGTGGCTGGCTTGGGTAGGATCACGGGTTTGGATCCCGCGGAGCCCCTGTTTGAGTTCATGCCACCAAGTGTCCGTCTCGACCCCTCCGATGCTCTCCTCGTAGATGTCATCCACACAGACGCAGGCCGCTTCAGTTTCG GTGGCGGCTACGGGCTGGAACAAGCAGTGGGCCATCTTGACTTTTATCCCAACGGGGGCGTGAACCAGCCGGGATGTCAGCCACCTCTCTCTGCGCCCCTCAGGTGGTTACACGAACGCCGGAACTTTTCAacag TGTGGGACGCCGTGGAGGACGCTCTTGGGTGCAACCATATCAGGGCTGTGCAGTTGTTTATTGATTCAGTCCGGTCACAGTGCCCCTACGTCGCTTTCCGCtgcccctccttccgcagcttTAGCCGG ggtgagtgtttttcatgtggCAAAGATGGCAGTGGGTGTGTGGCAATGGGACTGCACGCTGATTCCTGGCAGGCAGCACCGTCCTCCACAGGGCAGCAGCTGTATCTCGTGACGGGCCCCCAAGATGCTCCGTGTG TGTATCATTATCGCGCCTTGCTGGAATTTGGTGGAAGTGAAGAAGTTGAGGGTCTTCTGCAACTCAAAATCCTCACGCCTGATGGCCACACCGCCAGCTTTGACTTAACTGCTGG GTCTCCAAGTCAGTTTGAACCCAGACAGTCCCGCACCTTCCTACTGCAGCACTCCAGGGACTTGGGCAAAGCACAGGCTGCTCACCTCACTTGGACCTGTGCCCCTTACTACCCCTGTCAATCTGGACCTGCCCTCACTAAGCTCACACTGCTCAACATAGAACAGTTCATCCAGAG GAGACGAGGCCGTCATCTGGGTCTTGGCACGTCAGGAGTGACCTTCTGTGCCACTGAGGAGACTCCACTTAGGAGTGGGGAGATCCAGGTGCTTCCAGCCTGCCAAACAAGCCATCATCAGCCAAGGCAGCCTTCCTGA
- the LOC135111613 gene encoding tumor protein 63-like isoform X4 gives MSQEGGCYGTSVGVTTSQTQLNLPQNPTVQSRPSGMVDVPILTNLEGKCGFTVSVDDKERSTKSPMWLMSTIVNKLYTNLNKAVPFEVRMNNPPTDDEKMYIRAILVFSSPEFLRTNVTRCPNHAATTEATNHDFPYPNHVVRADHPAALYQESPSGRLSVVVPLDLHQNSPDYALILLRFMCLGSCVGGINRRPISIVLTLENGQAEVLGRKVIDVRVCACPTRDIRTDEQAVSNRGVKRKGSSTQAQQIIKKKPKMVEPKLDLDEGSQEVFNIKVQGRQLYTFMLNMMRVYYSTHPEYAVRYPDPTFAMNSSVRQKNTTSVKEKTSRTDIVEENNSNPGRSAGSSPVHDGNLVIDSQDSPPHTSSSQLQPHCIPSSMNLVVMKRETNGLDTMNIQNSNIKSTAQILNLAPSIPVFSSSSLSTTKVVPFISTRSQLTTTQSDVTTPPNGSLPRHIPFVPVQREPPLRRVNSDSKIGSVRLPLSLKSSSINNVAPASTTSVALELNATGQNEKSSHDSEEMLVASVLTDIGPRIFKEK, from the exons ATGTCACAGGAG GGGGGCTGTTACGGGACATCAGTGGGTGTTACTACTAGCCAGACTCAACTTAACCTACCCCAG AATCCTACAGTGCAGTCAAGACCAAGCGGAATGGTGGATGTTCCAATTCTCACCAATTTGGAGGGCAAGTGTGGGTTTACAGTCTCCGTTGATGATAAGGAACGTTCCACCAAGAGTCCCATGTGGCTG ATGAGCACCATTGTCAACAAACTGTATACAAACCTCAACAAGGCTGTACCATTTGAGGTGAGGATGAATAACCCACCTACTGATGATGAGAAAATGTACATCCGAGCCATCCTCGTGTTCTCTAGCCCTGAATTCTTGAGAACAAATGTAACTCGCTGTCCCAACCACGCAGCAACTACTGAAGCAACCAATCATG ACTTTCCTTACCCAAACCATGTGGTGAGGGCAGATCACCCTGCTGCTCTTTACCAGGAGAGTCCCTCAGGCCGGCTCTCTGTCGTGGTGCCTCTGGACCTGCACCAGAACAGTCCAGATTATGCCCTTATCTTGCTGCGCTTCATGTGCCTTGGCTCCTGTGTTGGTGGTATTAACAGACGACCCATCTCTATTGTGCTCACTTTAGAAAATGG GCAAGCTGAAGTACTGGGACGCAAAGTGAttgatgtgcgtgtgtgtgcctgcCCCACAAGAGACATCAGAACAGATGAGCAGGCAGTCTCCAATAGGGGAGTGAAGCGCAAGGGTTCCTCCACACAG GCACAACAGATCATCAAGAAGAAACCCAAAATGGTGGAGCCCAAACTTGATCTTGATGAGGGATCACAGGAGGTGTTCAACATTAAG GTGCAGGGCCGCCAGCTGTACACCTTTATGCTGAACATGATGCGTGTGTACTACAGCACCCATCCAGAATATGCCGTGCGGTATCCTGACCCCACCTTTGCAATGAACAG TTCAGTTAGACAAAAGAACACCACaagtgtgaaagaaaagacaagcagGACAGACATTGTTGAGGAAAACAACAGTAATCCAGGGAGATCTGCAGGAAGTTCTCCAGTTCATGATGGAAACTTGGTAATAGACTCCCAAGACAGTCCTCCCCACACCTCATCAAGTCAGCTACAGCCGCATTGCATTCCATCCTCCATGAATCTAGTGGTTATGAAAAGGGAGACCAATGGTTTGGATACTATGAATATTCAGAACTCTAACATCAAGTCTACTGCTCAGATTTTGAATTTGGCCCCTTCCATCCCAGTATTCTCATCTTCTAGCCTCTCTACAACTAAGGTGGTGCCATTTATTTCTACAAGATCTCAGCTCACCACCACTCAGAGTGATGTCACCACTCCTCCCAATGGCAGTTTGCCAAGGCATATCCCATTTGTACCAGTCCAAAGAGAACCCCCATTGAGGAGAGTGAATTCAGACTCCAAAATTGGGAGTGTCAGGTTGCCACTGTCTCTCAAAAGTTCTTCCATAAACAATGTGGCCCCTGCCTCCACTACCAGTGTGGCCTTAGAACTGAATGCTACTGGC
- the LOC135111613 gene encoding tumor protein 63-like isoform X2 has product MRIKKAPLRASGMEGTTSYIPMGKAPVVTTVTANIKTEKNTGYRNCSVKTHQGRAVGERKEVLAAQRDEETQAAKEKLRQYERMGHIKVEMDEINNDCEDSQPDDAAPLVIPFSAASMSQEGGCYGTSVGVTTSQTQLNLPQNPTVQSRPSGMVDVPILTNLEGKCGFTVSVDDKERSTKSPMWLMSTIVNKLYTNLNKAVPFEVRMNNPPTDDEKMYIRAILVFSSPEFLRTNVTRCPNHAATTEATNHDFPYPNHVVRADHPAALYQESPSGRLSVVVPLDLHQNSPDYALILLRFMCLGSCVGGINRRPISIVLTLENGQAEVLGRKVIDVRVCACPTRDIRTDEQAVSNRGVKRKGSSTQAQQIIKKKPKMVEPKLDLDEGSQEVFNIKVQGRQLYTFMLNMMRVYYSTHPEYAVRYPDPTFAMNSSVRQKNTTSVKEKTSRTDIVEENNSNPGRSAGSSPVHDGNLVIDSQDSPPHTSSSQLQPHCIPSSMNLVVMKRETNGLDTMNIQNSNIKSTAQILNLAPSIPVFSSSSLSTTKVVPFISTRSQLTTTQSDVTTPPNGSLPRHIPFVPVQREPPLRRVNSDSKIGSVRLPLSLKSSSINNVAPASTTSVALELNATGQNEKSSHDSEEMLVASVLTDIGPRIFKEK; this is encoded by the exons atgagaataaaaaaagctcCTCTAAGGGCATCGGGAATGGAGGGCACTACGAGTTATATTCCGATGGGCAAAGCGCCTGTAGTAACGACAGTCACTGCCAATATCAAGACGGAAAAAAACACCGGTTATCGAAATTGCTCAGTCAAAACGCACCAAGGGCGAGCAGTCGGCGAGAGAAAGGAAGTTCTAGCGGCTCAGCGGGACGAGGAGACGCAGGCCGCCAAGGAGAAGCTGCGACAATATGAGAGGATGGGTCATATCAAGGTGGAAATGGACGAG ATCAACAATGACTGTGAGGATTCTCAGCCTGATGATGCAGCCCCCTTGGTCATTCCATTCTCTGCTGCCTCCATGTCACAGGAG GGGGGCTGTTACGGGACATCAGTGGGTGTTACTACTAGCCAGACTCAACTTAACCTACCCCAG AATCCTACAGTGCAGTCAAGACCAAGCGGAATGGTGGATGTTCCAATTCTCACCAATTTGGAGGGCAAGTGTGGGTTTACAGTCTCCGTTGATGATAAGGAACGTTCCACCAAGAGTCCCATGTGGCTG ATGAGCACCATTGTCAACAAACTGTATACAAACCTCAACAAGGCTGTACCATTTGAGGTGAGGATGAATAACCCACCTACTGATGATGAGAAAATGTACATCCGAGCCATCCTCGTGTTCTCTAGCCCTGAATTCTTGAGAACAAATGTAACTCGCTGTCCCAACCACGCAGCAACTACTGAAGCAACCAATCATG ACTTTCCTTACCCAAACCATGTGGTGAGGGCAGATCACCCTGCTGCTCTTTACCAGGAGAGTCCCTCAGGCCGGCTCTCTGTCGTGGTGCCTCTGGACCTGCACCAGAACAGTCCAGATTATGCCCTTATCTTGCTGCGCTTCATGTGCCTTGGCTCCTGTGTTGGTGGTATTAACAGACGACCCATCTCTATTGTGCTCACTTTAGAAAATGG GCAAGCTGAAGTACTGGGACGCAAAGTGAttgatgtgcgtgtgtgtgcctgcCCCACAAGAGACATCAGAACAGATGAGCAGGCAGTCTCCAATAGGGGAGTGAAGCGCAAGGGTTCCTCCACACAG GCACAACAGATCATCAAGAAGAAACCCAAAATGGTGGAGCCCAAACTTGATCTTGATGAGGGATCACAGGAGGTGTTCAACATTAAG GTGCAGGGCCGCCAGCTGTACACCTTTATGCTGAACATGATGCGTGTGTACTACAGCACCCATCCAGAATATGCCGTGCGGTATCCTGACCCCACCTTTGCAATGAACAG TTCAGTTAGACAAAAGAACACCACaagtgtgaaagaaaagacaagcagGACAGACATTGTTGAGGAAAACAACAGTAATCCAGGGAGATCTGCAGGAAGTTCTCCAGTTCATGATGGAAACTTGGTAATAGACTCCCAAGACAGTCCTCCCCACACCTCATCAAGTCAGCTACAGCCGCATTGCATTCCATCCTCCATGAATCTAGTGGTTATGAAAAGGGAGACCAATGGTTTGGATACTATGAATATTCAGAACTCTAACATCAAGTCTACTGCTCAGATTTTGAATTTGGCCCCTTCCATCCCAGTATTCTCATCTTCTAGCCTCTCTACAACTAAGGTGGTGCCATTTATTTCTACAAGATCTCAGCTCACCACCACTCAGAGTGATGTCACCACTCCTCCCAATGGCAGTTTGCCAAGGCATATCCCATTTGTACCAGTCCAAAGAGAACCCCCATTGAGGAGAGTGAATTCAGACTCCAAAATTGGGAGTGTCAGGTTGCCACTGTCTCTCAAAAGTTCTTCCATAAACAATGTGGCCCCTGCCTCCACTACCAGTGTGGCCTTAGAACTGAATGCTACTGGC
- the LOC135111614 gene encoding pancreatic triacylglycerol lipase-like isoform X1: MAGTTRMCAAAWKWGWCSMVMVLLATTSSLASGMQQEARSDTLVSLVSRMFQNLPSLKQALYAPRPALFVEGRSRKDHTGGPSQAPAPAHQCFAELGCLSTGDEFYHPQHRPINLMAEAREVVNVTFRLYTREALQGFFVSALDVSRILSSSFRAERPTKLVIHGYLNGRNMPWLEEVMSALLEAGDFNVMYVDWTDGSLGLYTQAVANARLAGLEIAHLIRFLESHTSLLPRDVHLIGHSLGAHLAGYAGEHVAGLGRITGLDPAEPLFEFMPPSVRLDPSDALLVDVIHTDAGRFSFGGGYGLEQAVGHLDFYPNGGVNQPGCQPPLSAPLRWLHERRNFSTVWDAVEDALGCNHIRAVQLFIDSVRSQCPYVAFRCPSFRSFSRGECFSCGKDGSGCVAMGLHADSWQAAPSSTGQQLYLVTGPQDAPCVYHYRALLEFGGSEEVEGLLQLKILTPDGHTASFDLTAGSPSQFEPRQSRTFLLQHSRDLGKAQAAHLTWTCAPYYPCQSGPALTKLTLLNIEQFIQRRRGRHLGLGTSGVTFCATEETPLRSGEIQVLPACQTSHHQPRQPS, from the exons ATGGCAG GAACGACACGTATGTGTGCAGCAGCATGGAAGTGGGGGTGGTGCAgcatggtgatggtgctgctggcGACCACCTCCTCCCTGGCCAGTGGCATGCAGCAGGAGGCGCGGTCCGACACCCTGGTGAGCCTTGTGAGCAGAATGTTCCAGAACCTGCCGTCTCTCAAGCAGGCCCTGTACGCCCCCCGGCCTGCCTTGTTCGTTGAGGGCAGGAGCCGCAAGGACCACACAGGAG GCCCCAGCCAAGCACCAGCGCCTGCCCACCAGTGCTTCGCGGAGCTGGGGTGCCTCTCCACGGGCGACGAGTTCTACCACCCTCAGCACCGCCCTATTAACCTGATGGCAGAGGCGCGGGAGGTGGTGAACGTAACCTTCAGGCTCTACACCCGAGAGGCTCTGCAAGGCTTCTTTGTGTCCGCACTGGACGTGTCTCGCATTCTTTCGTCCTCCTTCAGGGCGGAAAGACCCACGAAGCTGGTCATCCACGGGTACCTGAACGGCCGCAACATGCCATGGCTAGAG GAGGTGATGTCTGCGCTGCTGGAGGCTGGGGACTTCAACGTCATGTACGTGGACTGGACTGATGGCTCCCTGGGTCTGTACACTCAGGCGGTGGCCAATGCGCGGCTGGCGGGGTTGGAGATCGCCCACCTCATACGGTTCCTCGAGAGTCATACCTCACTGCTGCCTAGGGACGTGCACCTCATCGGCCATTCCCTCGGTGCACACTTGGCAG GTTACGCTGGAGAGCACGTGGCTGGCTTGGGTAGGATCACGGGTTTGGATCCCGCGGAGCCCCTGTTTGAGTTCATGCCACCAAGTGTCCGTCTCGACCCCTCCGATGCTCTCCTCGTAGATGTCATCCACACAGACGCAGGCCGCTTCAGTTTCG GTGGCGGCTACGGGCTGGAACAAGCAGTGGGCCATCTTGACTTTTATCCCAACGGGGGCGTGAACCAGCCGGGATGTCAGCCACCTCTCTCTGCGCCCCTCAGGTGGTTACACGAACGCCGGAACTTTTCAacag TGTGGGACGCCGTGGAGGACGCTCTTGGGTGCAACCATATCAGGGCTGTGCAGTTGTTTATTGATTCAGTCCGGTCACAGTGCCCCTACGTCGCTTTCCGCtgcccctccttccgcagcttTAGCCGG ggtgagtgtttttcatgtggCAAAGATGGCAGTGGGTGTGTGGCAATGGGACTGCACGCTGATTCCTGGCAGGCAGCACCGTCCTCCACAGGGCAGCAGCTGTATCTCGTGACGGGCCCCCAAGATGCTCCGTGTG TGTATCATTATCGCGCCTTGCTGGAATTTGGTGGAAGTGAAGAAGTTGAGGGTCTTCTGCAACTCAAAATCCTCACGCCTGATGGCCACACCGCCAGCTTTGACTTAACTGCTGG GTCTCCAAGTCAGTTTGAACCCAGACAGTCCCGCACCTTCCTACTGCAGCACTCCAGGGACTTGGGCAAAGCACAGGCTGCTCACCTCACTTGGACCTGTGCCCCTTACTACCCCTGTCAATCTGGACCTGCCCTCACTAAGCTCACACTGCTCAACATAGAACAGTTCATCCAGAG GAGACGAGGCCGTCATCTGGGTCTTGGCACGTCAGGAGTGACCTTCTGTGCCACTGAGGAGACTCCACTTAGGAGTGGGGAGATCCAGGTGCTTCCAGCCTGCCAAACAAGCCATCATCAGCCAAGGCAGCCTTCCTGA
- the LOC135111613 gene encoding tumor protein 63-like isoform X3 yields the protein MGVDVTPGRIGTILRKFIPAMREIERDFPFTINNDCEDSQPDDAAPLVIPFSAASMSQEGGCYGTSVGVTTSQTQLNLPQNPTVQSRPSGMVDVPILTNLEGKCGFTVSVDDKERSTKSPMWLMSTIVNKLYTNLNKAVPFEVRMNNPPTDDEKMYIRAILVFSSPEFLRTNVTRCPNHAATTEATNHDFPYPNHVVRADHPAALYQESPSGRLSVVVPLDLHQNSPDYALILLRFMCLGSCVGGINRRPISIVLTLENGQAEVLGRKVIDVRVCACPTRDIRTDEQAVSNRGVKRKGSSTQAQQIIKKKPKMVEPKLDLDEGSQEVFNIKVQGRQLYTFMLNMMRVYYSTHPEYAVRYPDPTFAMNSSVRQKNTTSVKEKTSRTDIVEENNSNPGRSAGSSPVHDGNLVIDSQDSPPHTSSSQLQPHCIPSSMNLVVMKRETNGLDTMNIQNSNIKSTAQILNLAPSIPVFSSSSLSTTKVVPFISTRSQLTTTQSDVTTPPNGSLPRHIPFVPVQREPPLRRVNSDSKIGSVRLPLSLKSSSINNVAPASTTSVALELNATGQNEKSSHDSEEMLVASVLTDIGPRIFKEK from the exons ATGGGTGTAGATGTCACTCCCGGGAGGATTGGAACCATACTCAGAAAGTTCATTCCCGCGATGAGGGAAATCGAACGCGACTTCCCATTCACC ATCAACAATGACTGTGAGGATTCTCAGCCTGATGATGCAGCCCCCTTGGTCATTCCATTCTCTGCTGCCTCCATGTCACAGGAG GGGGGCTGTTACGGGACATCAGTGGGTGTTACTACTAGCCAGACTCAACTTAACCTACCCCAG AATCCTACAGTGCAGTCAAGACCAAGCGGAATGGTGGATGTTCCAATTCTCACCAATTTGGAGGGCAAGTGTGGGTTTACAGTCTCCGTTGATGATAAGGAACGTTCCACCAAGAGTCCCATGTGGCTG ATGAGCACCATTGTCAACAAACTGTATACAAACCTCAACAAGGCTGTACCATTTGAGGTGAGGATGAATAACCCACCTACTGATGATGAGAAAATGTACATCCGAGCCATCCTCGTGTTCTCTAGCCCTGAATTCTTGAGAACAAATGTAACTCGCTGTCCCAACCACGCAGCAACTACTGAAGCAACCAATCATG ACTTTCCTTACCCAAACCATGTGGTGAGGGCAGATCACCCTGCTGCTCTTTACCAGGAGAGTCCCTCAGGCCGGCTCTCTGTCGTGGTGCCTCTGGACCTGCACCAGAACAGTCCAGATTATGCCCTTATCTTGCTGCGCTTCATGTGCCTTGGCTCCTGTGTTGGTGGTATTAACAGACGACCCATCTCTATTGTGCTCACTTTAGAAAATGG GCAAGCTGAAGTACTGGGACGCAAAGTGAttgatgtgcgtgtgtgtgcctgcCCCACAAGAGACATCAGAACAGATGAGCAGGCAGTCTCCAATAGGGGAGTGAAGCGCAAGGGTTCCTCCACACAG GCACAACAGATCATCAAGAAGAAACCCAAAATGGTGGAGCCCAAACTTGATCTTGATGAGGGATCACAGGAGGTGTTCAACATTAAG GTGCAGGGCCGCCAGCTGTACACCTTTATGCTGAACATGATGCGTGTGTACTACAGCACCCATCCAGAATATGCCGTGCGGTATCCTGACCCCACCTTTGCAATGAACAG TTCAGTTAGACAAAAGAACACCACaagtgtgaaagaaaagacaagcagGACAGACATTGTTGAGGAAAACAACAGTAATCCAGGGAGATCTGCAGGAAGTTCTCCAGTTCATGATGGAAACTTGGTAATAGACTCCCAAGACAGTCCTCCCCACACCTCATCAAGTCAGCTACAGCCGCATTGCATTCCATCCTCCATGAATCTAGTGGTTATGAAAAGGGAGACCAATGGTTTGGATACTATGAATATTCAGAACTCTAACATCAAGTCTACTGCTCAGATTTTGAATTTGGCCCCTTCCATCCCAGTATTCTCATCTTCTAGCCTCTCTACAACTAAGGTGGTGCCATTTATTTCTACAAGATCTCAGCTCACCACCACTCAGAGTGATGTCACCACTCCTCCCAATGGCAGTTTGCCAAGGCATATCCCATTTGTACCAGTCCAAAGAGAACCCCCATTGAGGAGAGTGAATTCAGACTCCAAAATTGGGAGTGTCAGGTTGCCACTGTCTCTCAAAAGTTCTTCCATAAACAATGTGGCCCCTGCCTCCACTACCAGTGTGGCCTTAGAACTGAATGCTACTGGC